TGGTGATGGCTGACTGAATGGGCAGCTCTTGGATGGCCGGAGCAGACTTGAAGTCCACCGTGTCCCAGTCCGTCCCGGGGGAGAAACCCTTGTAGTCATTCTGCTGCCAGTGGCTGCTGCTTTCTTCCGCACTCACAATGATCTTCCCCAGCCACTTAACATTGCGTGCACCCACCGTGCCTGGAACCACAACGCGCACAGGGTAGCCGTGGTCAGCAGGGAGATCCTCGCCATTCATTTCATACGCCAGCAACACATCACCTTCCTCGCTAACGGCCTTGTTTAGAGGGATGGAGGCACCGTACGTAGTCCCAGTCACTTCTTTGTCCAGCCCTTCAAACTGAACATGGAAAGCCCGCTGGGCCACATCGGGGCTGTAGCCAGCAGCCAGCAACACATCCCTGAGCCTCGCACCGCTCCATGTAGCATTACTGATCGCAGCAATGCCCCAGTTCAGTCCTTTCACCTGCTTGACCCGATTCATCTCAGAGCGGCGGTTACCGGCACATTGCAACGTGGCCGTGACAGTGTGTTTGGGGAATCGAGTCTTTAAGTCTTCTAAAGACAGCGTCAGCACTGTAGGTAGTCCTTCTATGTGCAGCTGATATGAAGCGGGGTCCACTCGAGGAACTGGCAGGTGGTTTCTTTTGAAGAAGATGGCAGAGGGGGTGATGAAGCTGTCAGAGAGGATTTCAGGAGGCGGCTCAGCATTGAAGGGCTTGAGGTTATTGATGCGCAGGACGGGGTGACGCTCGGGGTCAGAGGAGTAGGGGTCCAACGTGTGAACGGCCTGCTGCTTCTTCAGGTCGTCCGCCCTCAGCTCACCAACCTTATATTAGCCACAGACAACTTGTGTTAGACCACATGGGATTCAACGCTACCAACTATTAAATATTTTCAGCAGCACTTTTCCATTCATCTCAAAATGGCCTAAAATGCTAATCAAAAGGCATAGAAAGATACTTTCTCCACAAGACAAATATCAGCAAAGTGAATTTTTCTTACTGCCCACTTGAGGGAGTGCCAGTATTTAGCCTACAGCAGTACATTAGTATACAGTGCACAGCAGACCTTTTCTTATGTAGCTTCAGTGATCAAGCGCGagacagacaaaataaatgacaaggATAAATTCAACATACATTCCCTGCTAAAAAGCTGCCACATGTTCACAttaatacagcacatttaatgGATTTGTTTACTAAATACAATTGCTCTGTGTTTTGTGATTGAATTGCACTTAAAGCAAGTTATAGCACTTGCAGTGTGCGCGGCGCAAAGCTGAATCAGAAACTCCATCTGTAAACTGTGATGGATGCTTACAAGCCACAGACTGGGAAATCATTTTACTGTCAGCCATGTTTCTTTAGTTGATAAGCGTGGGGGTCTCCTACTCTATTATTACTGTTCTATTTTTCAGCTAGAGATGTAACTCAAAGCTAGAGAGCTTTGCAAGGTGAAGCTGCTGACTGGATGTGTtgcattgttacatttaaaatgagtaaaattAGTAATGGTTGACACTTTGACTTCAAGTCTACAGTAATTTATAAACTATTTTAGCTGCGAATGTGACTTACAGTTGTtctatatgtcagaggttgcacgcctctggagcaactagggcttaagtgtcttgctcagagACACATTTTAAACGCACACTTTAAAAGGGGCGTGGCTCTGGACAACCATTAGGGCCAATCATCACAGAACTCTCAGGGTTtgttcagataagtgccccagataaacccagacagttttatatTCATACAtcactagggggcgctacaagtGCAAGATAGGTGAGTGGTCTTGCACACATTTTgctataaatcacatattcatgGTCCAATCATTACTAATCTCTCAGTATATGTCCTCATAAGTAACTGAATCACAGACACTGCAAGTCCCATTCAAAATTTACCACTAGGGGGCGCTTTAAACGTTGAATGACACAAATCAAGATTTGAGCTAAGGAATTGCAACTTGCGGCTttattagcaattgtttttgtgttggtcatctgcttttctcaaattgtcGTGAGCTtgactgagctacatatcaccctgaattgaaattaaatgtttttgacaaatcagttgtaggcattttaaacaaagtttgtCCAATAGTTACAAAGCTACCACATTGTGCAATAACTTTGAAGTTGctgttgagaaaaaaggtttgaacccgcgaatgatttttattttattttttaacatacagtcactttaattttgtattttctatGATATTCATGATTTAACGTTGTGtcctttttttgcaatttggTTTAAACACAAACTTTTTAGTAAAGCTCATcctaactttttattttttactgtcatttagttcaattacagaaaacaagaaTCGGCCCACCTTATACTCTGAGAGCATTTCCAGCACATGTTCCTGCTTGTGTACAGCATACAGCGCCCAGAAGGGTTCAAGGGCTCCACCTGCCGCCAGCAAGATTTTATCCCCACCAGGGTGCATGGCCACAAACTCAGTGATGTCATAGACTCCACCTTTGTAGGTGACCCACACGCCATCTTCCAGAGTGCGGTGACTGGTGACCTCTTCCTGGCTGAAGACTGGAAGAGCTGAGGTCTTCTCTATGGTTTGCACTGTCTCTTCCTGCTCAGCCTGCAccagagagaaggaaggaggcaTCAGTTTGGAGATCCATCAAAAAGattatttgaaagaaaaggcaACTGGAAAGCAGGAATCCAGACTGGAACACTTGAAAAGAGTATGTTgagtaattacatttttcttagtACAATTATGACTGAAAGGTAATTTGGATTCTTCTGTAATCACTTTACAATTGTATTTATAAGTCACTATTAAGCCTCTGGTGTTATAGTGATAAACTGGCTGTAACAGCAGTGGCAGTGTGTGTTCTCATGTTTGCACATGCCGACACCACTGGGGTGCGTGTTGGTTCTGATGTGAGAATGTTAAAGTATCTTTTAAAAGCCTCTGGATAGGATACACAGACTCAAAGTCCAGTGACATTATACTGATACCACAAGAgaacaataatagtaataaactCATGGTTGAGAGCATATTCTTCCCATTCTTTCCTCTGAAGAGATTAATCATCTGCTCAGctcaaaatgtgtttgcatgttaagTCCCAAAAGATGTGGGAGGGAAAGTTGACAAATGAGCGGACATTGCAAACAAATTGATGAGACAGGTAACTGCCCTCGCTGTGAATAGAATCATTAACAGGGTGTGACTGAGAGGGAACATGGCACACtattttttctacatttaataTTATTGAACCGTTTAAACTTAATAACAACTACCTAATTTAGATTCAATCATATACTGCACATTTACACTGAGCTGCTCTAGATCAACACTTGATCCATTTTGAGAAACAGACTTTTCAGGCAAAACATCTGGCAAAGAAGTGTAGCTAGTGTCCGGCTACATCTGCATTTCATCTAAATGCATCTATTGGTTatcattttgttaaattaacaaaaacatacatcTTGAAGATGTAAAGAATGATGTCAAATAATCATCACaagttaaaaacatgttcaacTGACATAATTTAGCCCTGgcacaacaaaaccaaattaaacAGTGACTGTGTTCACTGATCTTATCTCctcctagtctatatccacgaccttccacttctgggattgcacCGGTGCCGCCGGAAACTCCGCCGAATGTCCCTCATTTAGGCTGGATGCCCGTTACCTTGGGCTTTCTCTGTAAGGCCTTTTTAAACAGAGAAtatctatccaatctgagttttctgttgcagacTAAAACAACCTTGGAATGTactcatgtttcacaaaaacaagttccttccctgGGCTATGTTACAGCGGCGCCATGGCTCTgtccgcccaagacgattgtgactggtttaaagaaatgccaataaaccacagcactttttttttttttatcccatccTGGAtcgctgtgtggaccagccagaccctcctccgcggcACTGTGGAAAGCGAGACTAATCTCTTCCTAACCTTGTGGTGGTGGAGTCCATAAGCCAGTACAGCCCCGGTACCAGCCAGCAGTCCAGCCAATGCATGTCTCCAGCTGGGCCTATGTGCACGCTGGTACCATCTCTGGtcctcactgctgctgctccagagACGAACTGCACAGGACGCCACAGCAGGTGCCACTTGATGCctatgaaataaagaaaatggaaatgtaactttttatgCAGatcaagccaagctcaataagTCTGTATGTTCAAGAATAACTGTACAATTCTGTTGtattcacaaaatgtaaaataaagataGAAGAAAAAGAGATACAGGAAAAGGGGATCAACAAAATTAGTGAGGTTGTGTCGGCTACCAAAATGTTagacaaacatttcaaaaatcaacttaatttttctaaaaacacagcTTGAGTTGTCTGTTTTAGTATCCTTCATTAAACTGAGCCTTTGGACTGGATGCAGCTCAGACCAGACAAAACCTAACTGCTGTCAGTGCAGGCAAAGTAAATGTCTGGTACAACACCCGTTTGTTACAGTGCTTTACCTTTGAGTGTTGAGAGGGCCAAATCGAGTCAGGGTGTGGCAGCGTCTG
The Etheostoma cragini isolate CJK2018 chromosome 4, CSU_Ecrag_1.0, whole genome shotgun sequence genome window above contains:
- the suox gene encoding sulfite oxidase, mitochondrial is translated as MLLLRRCHTLTRFGPLNTQRHQVAPAVASCAVRLWSSSSEDQRWYQRAHRPSWRHALAGLLAGTGAVLAYGLHHHKAEQEETVQTIEKTSALPVFSQEEVTSHRTLEDGVWVTYKGGVYDITEFVAMHPGGDKILLAAGGALEPFWALYAVHKQEHVLEMLSEYKVGELRADDLKKQQAVHTLDPYSSDPERHPVLRINNLKPFNAEPPPEILSDSFITPSAIFFKRNHLPVPRVDPASYQLHIEGLPTVLTLSLEDLKTRFPKHTVTATLQCAGNRRSEMNRVKQVKGLNWGIAAISNATWSGARLRDVLLAAGYSPDVAQRAFHVQFEGLDKEVTGTTYGASIPLNKAVSEEGDVLLAYEMNGEDLPADHGYPVRVVVPGTVGARNVKWLGKIIVSAEESSSHWQQNDYKGFSPGTDWDTVDFKSAPAIQELPIQSAITTPADGAVIDRSLEEVTVKGYAWSGGGREVVRVDVSIDGGKTWQVAQLRSSEKGQAPEPSPPPGRAWAWKLWELTAPLPPEAQELEIVCKAVDNSYNMQPDTVPPIWNLRGVLSNAWHRVKVNIREDQSEE